The proteins below are encoded in one region of Nocardioides marmorisolisilvae:
- a CDS encoding ABC transporter permease, with translation MSDSRVGARVAAVQSATRRFDALAWALPALLVAVTVAGGVTTDGFSSAANFEAILRNASIVGIVAVGMSLVTVSGNLISLAAQPSAMLPAVLVAALLSRGESMALTLAVVLAMVLVVGLIQGYVIGLGLNAIVASLAFGTVIVGAVALFSGDNSGAFTFAPRGLRHVAGDLLGAPVVVIVFILVTVGTTVFVRHSVIGRHIILSGANPAAAIVSGVSIRKSTLWAFVGLGITAAIAGVIVASTVGQATTVMLPSLMIDVVTAVLIGGISIQGGVGSPMNAALGAVFISLLNNLFALHNVSDGYHQMFEGGLLLVAILVVHFASQRRGK, from the coding sequence ATGTCTGACTCAAGGGTTGGAGCGCGAGTCGCTGCGGTCCAGTCAGCAACCCGACGCTTCGACGCGCTGGCGTGGGCGCTGCCAGCCCTGCTGGTCGCCGTCACGGTTGCCGGTGGCGTGACGACCGACGGGTTCTCGTCGGCGGCCAATTTCGAGGCAATTCTGCGTAACGCGTCGATTGTGGGGATCGTGGCGGTTGGGATGTCGCTCGTCACGGTCTCTGGAAACCTGATCTCCCTGGCAGCGCAACCCTCGGCAATGCTTCCCGCAGTACTCGTAGCGGCGCTGCTGAGCCGTGGTGAATCAATGGCGCTCACCCTCGCTGTCGTCTTGGCCATGGTCCTCGTCGTAGGCCTCATCCAGGGCTACGTCATCGGGCTTGGACTGAACGCCATCGTCGCCTCACTTGCCTTCGGAACCGTCATTGTGGGGGCGGTAGCGTTGTTCAGCGGTGACAACAGCGGGGCTTTCACATTCGCGCCGCGCGGGCTTCGCCATGTGGCTGGGGACCTTCTCGGAGCCCCGGTGGTCGTCATTGTCTTCATACTTGTCACCGTTGGCACCACAGTGTTCGTACGCCATTCGGTGATCGGTCGCCACATCATCCTGAGCGGAGCGAACCCCGCCGCCGCGATCGTCTCCGGGGTAAGCATTCGCAAGAGCACGCTGTGGGCGTTCGTGGGGCTGGGCATCACCGCAGCCATTGCCGGCGTCATTGTCGCATCGACGGTGGGTCAGGCGACGACCGTCATGTTGCCTTCGCTGATGATCGACGTCGTTACCGCGGTTCTCATCGGGGGTATCTCGATCCAAGGAGGGGTGGGCTCCCCGATGAATGCCGCTCTGGGCGCCGTCTTCATCTCTTTGTTGAACAACTTGTTTGCACTGCACAACGTTTCCGATGGCTATCACCAGATGTTCGAGGGTGGGCTCCTTCTTGTCGCGATATTGGTGGTCCACTTCGCGAGTCAGCG